A part of Capsicum annuum cultivar UCD-10X-F1 chromosome 6, UCD10Xv1.1, whole genome shotgun sequence genomic DNA contains:
- the LOC107875911 gene encoding CASP-like protein 4A3 — MKNQNPQPNSNSNSSHRNLQKQNSHISMSDTESQVSQLDSFHSPLRSESPLRSDEPFNEPRNPKSSPSKAIVALDKYFSPNLTLPPATPPPPATERRSSPVVYFSRAVREDSATGVAAKGGVRGDVERGGQVGGERRSRAAVESILERSKRDAVANRVALGFRVCEIVFCLVAFSVMAADKTQGWTGDSFDRYKEYRYLVAVNVIGFVYSGFQAFDLAYSLSTGKHFLSHHMQYHFDFSMDQILAYLLMSASSSAATRVDDWASNWGKDSFTEMASASIAMSFLAFAAFALSSIISGYNLCNRSSS, encoded by the exons ATGAAAAACCAAAATCCACAACCCAACTCCAATTCCAATTCCAGTCATCGGAATCTCCAAAAACAGAACAGCCATATATCAATGTCGGACACGGAGTCACAAGTGAGTCAACTCGACTCTTTCCACTCACCTCTCCGATCCGAATCACCATTGCGTTCCGATGAACCTTTCAACGAACCCCGCAACCCCAAATCATCCCCTTCTAAGGCTATCGTCGCACTAGACAAGTACTTCTCCCCCAACTTGACTTTGCCGCCGGCCACACCGCCCCCGCCGGCGACGGAAAGGAGGTCATCGCCGGTGGTGTATTTTAGTAGGGCGGTGAGGGAGGATAGTGCAACCGGGGTGGCGGCGAAAGGAGGAGTAAGGGGTGACGTGGAAAGAGGGGGGCAGGTTGGTGGTGAACGGCGGTCGAGGGCGGCGGTGGAGTCGATACTTGAAAGGTCGAAAAGGGATGCTGTTGCCAACAGGGTGGCGTTAGGGTTTAGGGTTTGTGAGATCGTGTTTTGCTTGGTTGCATTTTCGGTTATGGCAGCTGATAAGACTCAAGGTTGGACTGGTGATTCATTTGATCGCTACAAAGAGTACAG GTATTTGGTAGCTGTTAATGTTATTGGATTTGTATATTCTGGATTTCAAGCATTTGATCTAGCATACAGTTTGTCAACTGGGAAACACTTTCTCTCACACCATATGCAATATCATTTCGATTTCTCAATGGATCAG ATACTGGCATATCTTCTTATGTCTGCATCCTCTTCTGCTGCAACGAGGGTAGACGACTGGGCATCAAATTGGGGGAAAGACTCGTTCACAGAAATGGCAAGTGCATCAATTGCGATGTCTTTCCTGGCTTTCGCCGCGTTTGCCTTAAGCTCTATCATATCTGGTTACAACCTCTGCAACCGTAGTTCCTCGTGA
- the LOC107875910 gene encoding general transcription and DNA repair factor IIH subunit TFB4 isoform X2, giving the protein MTPVSSKLYADDVSLLMVLIDTNPYFWSSMNNNTSFTFSKFLSHVLAFLNSILLLNQMNQVVVIASGYNSCDYVFDSSTSSMQRAECLLEKLEDFVDKDESLSREESVDGVGFSLLSGSLSMALCYIQRVFRSGPLHPQPRILCLHGSPDGPGQYVAVMNSIFSAQRSMVPIDSCAIGSQHSAFLQQASYITGGVYLKPQVSDGLFQYLSTVFATDLHSRGFLQLPRPVGVDFRASCFCHKNTIDMGYICSVCLSIFCKHHKKCSTCGSNFGEARKQDPSASDQRR; this is encoded by the exons ATGACTCCGGTATCATCAAAGCTATACGCGGATGACGTCAGCCTATTAATGGTTCTCATCGATACAAATCCATACTTCTGGAGCTCAATGAACAACAACACTTCTTTCACTTTCTCCAAATTCTTATCTCAT GTTCTTGCTTTCTTGAATTCGATACTGTTATTGAATCAGATGAACCAAGTGGTAGTGATTGCAAGTGGGTATAATTCATGTGATTATGTATTTGATTCTTCTACTTCTTCAATGCAAAGGGCTGAGTGTTTGTTGGAGAAACTGGAGGATTTTGTGGATAAAGATGAGTCTTTGAGTCGAGAAGAATCCGTTGATGGTGTTGGATTTTCCTTGCTTTCTGGTTCACTTTCTATGGCTTTGTGTT ATATTCAACGGGTATTTCGTTCAGGACCTCTTCATCCACAACCTCGG ATATTGTGTCTGCATGGATCTCCAGATGGGCCGGGCCA ATATGTTGCAGTCATGAATTCAATTTTCTCAGCTCAACGTTCAATG GTACCCATTGATTCATGTGCAATAGGATCTCAACATTCTGCTTTTCTTCAGCAG GCTTCTTACATAACTGGTGGTGTATATTTGAAACCTCAAGTATCAGATGGGCTGTTTCAATATCTCTCT ACAGTTTTTGCGACTGATTTACATTCTCGGGGCTTTTTGCAACTTCCCAGACCTGTAGGAGTTGACTTTCGCGCATC GTGCTTTTGTCATAAAAACACGATTGACATGGGTTACATATGCTCTGTTTGCTTATCAATCTTCTGCAAGCATCACAAGAAATGCTCAACTTGCGG ATCAAATTTTGGAGAGGCACGAAAGCAGGATCCCTCAGCCTCAGATCAGAGGAGATAG
- the LOC107875910 gene encoding general transcription and DNA repair factor IIH subunit TFB4 isoform X1, whose product MTPVSSKLYADDVSLLMVLIDTNPYFWSSMNNNTSFTFSKFLSHVLAFLNSILLLNQMNQVVVIASGYNSCDYVFDSSTSSMQRAECLLEKLEDFVDKDESLSREESVDGVGFSLLSGSLSMALCYIQRVFRSGPLHPQPRILCLHGSPDGPGQYVAVMNSIFSAQRSMVPIDSCAIGSQHSAFLQQASYITGGVYLKPQVSDGLFQYLSTVFATDLHSRGFLQLPRPVGVDFRASCFCHKNTIDMGYICSVCLSIFCKHHKKCSTCGFTLMFSFKESLASHLPDRPPYMRKELAVLVTVLYQSTVSYSLFSWN is encoded by the exons ATGACTCCGGTATCATCAAAGCTATACGCGGATGACGTCAGCCTATTAATGGTTCTCATCGATACAAATCCATACTTCTGGAGCTCAATGAACAACAACACTTCTTTCACTTTCTCCAAATTCTTATCTCAT GTTCTTGCTTTCTTGAATTCGATACTGTTATTGAATCAGATGAACCAAGTGGTAGTGATTGCAAGTGGGTATAATTCATGTGATTATGTATTTGATTCTTCTACTTCTTCAATGCAAAGGGCTGAGTGTTTGTTGGAGAAACTGGAGGATTTTGTGGATAAAGATGAGTCTTTGAGTCGAGAAGAATCCGTTGATGGTGTTGGATTTTCCTTGCTTTCTGGTTCACTTTCTATGGCTTTGTGTT ATATTCAACGGGTATTTCGTTCAGGACCTCTTCATCCACAACCTCGG ATATTGTGTCTGCATGGATCTCCAGATGGGCCGGGCCA ATATGTTGCAGTCATGAATTCAATTTTCTCAGCTCAACGTTCAATG GTACCCATTGATTCATGTGCAATAGGATCTCAACATTCTGCTTTTCTTCAGCAG GCTTCTTACATAACTGGTGGTGTATATTTGAAACCTCAAGTATCAGATGGGCTGTTTCAATATCTCTCT ACAGTTTTTGCGACTGATTTACATTCTCGGGGCTTTTTGCAACTTCCCAGACCTGTAGGAGTTGACTTTCGCGCATC GTGCTTTTGTCATAAAAACACGATTGACATGGGTTACATATGCTCTGTTTGCTTATCAATCTTCTGCAAGCATCACAAGAAATGCTCAACTTGCGG GTTCACTCTCATGTTTTCCTTCAAAGAATCTCTGGCTTCTCACCTTCCAGACCGCCCACCATATATGAGAAAGGAATTGGCAGTATTGGTTACTGTTTTGTATCAATCAACTGTTTCTTATTCCCTTTTTAGTTGGAATTAG